A DNA window from Microbacterium sp. CGR2 contains the following coding sequences:
- the rpmI gene encoding 50S ribosomal protein L35: MPKQKTHSGAKKRFKITGSGKLKKQQAGMRHNLEHKSSRRTRRLNQDQVLSKADTKVAKKLLGR, encoded by the coding sequence ATGCCGAAGCAGAAGACCCACTCGGGTGCTAAGAAGCGCTTCAAGATCACCGGCAGCGGCAAGCTGAAGAAGCAGCAGGCCGGTATGCGCCACAACCTCGAGCACAAGTCGAGCCGTCGCACTCGTCGTCTGAACCAGGACCAGGTGCTCTCGAAGGCTGACACCAAGGTCGCGAAGAAGCTTCTCGGTCGCTGA
- the infC gene encoding translation initiation factor IF-3, with translation MSDPRTNERIRVPEVRLVGPAGEQIGVVRIEAALRLAQEADLDLVEVAPNSKPPVVKIMDYGKFKYEAAQKDKEARRNQANTILKEVRFRLKIEAHDYTTKLKRAEGFLKAGDKVKAMILFRGREQSRPEQGVRLLRKFAEDVAELGTVESNPTIDGRNMVMVVAPLKSKSEAKQEQNAARDAQRAANKQAARESKSESDAPAPAPAE, from the coding sequence ATCAGCGATCCCCGCACCAATGAGCGCATCCGCGTCCCCGAGGTCCGCCTCGTCGGACCCGCGGGTGAGCAGATCGGCGTTGTCCGCATCGAAGCGGCGCTGCGCCTTGCGCAGGAAGCCGATCTTGACCTCGTCGAGGTCGCCCCGAACTCGAAGCCGCCCGTGGTCAAGATCATGGACTACGGCAAGTTCAAGTACGAGGCCGCCCAGAAGGACAAGGAAGCTCGCCGTAACCAGGCGAACACGATCCTCAAGGAAGTCCGCTTCCGCCTGAAGATCGAAGCGCACGACTACACGACCAAGCTGAAGCGCGCAGAGGGCTTCCTCAAGGCCGGCGACAAGGTCAAGGCGATGATCCTGTTCCGTGGTCGCGAGCAGTCGCGCCCCGAGCAGGGCGTGCGTCTGCTGCGCAAGTTCGCCGAAGACGTCGCCGAGCTCGGCACCGTCGAGTCGAATCCGACGATCGACGGTCGCAACATGGTCATGGTCGTTGCTCCCCTGAAGAGCAAGTCCGAGGCCAAGCAGGAGCAGAACGCCGCTCGCGATGCACAGCGCGCCGCGAACAAGCAGGCGGCTCGTGAGTCCAAGAGCGAGTCGGATGCTCCGGCTCCGGCTCCCGCGGAGTAA
- a CDS encoding AAA family ATPase — protein sequence MMSGPHEEAKAPAASPDNGGEPQLVDSVPLFPMGAPPAPPLPAADSSMPGQPPYRRTRAAARQERRPDPVETPAPDAPSPGDAGPEDPITSPVAVRSVAAPAPTPPVTAPPVTAPPVTAPPVTAPPVTAPPTAEAPATAPPVTAPPVTAPPVSAPPVSAPSADDAPAADEAPASFAPSMPVYAPIEPASRREQRVLRDRHSFLQTERPEEPAREGARGLLNRLGFHFAPSPQEQPVRDDELAVSQHWPGPRTIAVVNGKGGAGKTPTTILLSAVFARYGGAGVLAWDNNQTRGTLGWRTDAGSHDRTLLEMLPEVGRLLGTGAQSADLAHFMHHQPREKYDVLRSKPIRLAHENRLSPEDVDAIHAVAAKFYRLIIIDSGNDESDPMWLQMIDRADQLVVATTTRDDHAEAGALLIEALEDRDERSARLAQQSVVVVSQADPKASAADVEHVVGGYKSLARDVVTIPFDQEMVDGHLRYGALAKRTQRAWLSAAASVARGF from the coding sequence ATGATGTCCGGACCGCATGAAGAAGCCAAGGCCCCAGCGGCGTCGCCCGACAACGGCGGCGAGCCGCAGCTCGTCGATTCCGTCCCGCTCTTCCCGATGGGCGCCCCTCCCGCTCCCCCACTGCCCGCTGCCGACTCGTCGATGCCGGGCCAGCCGCCGTATCGTCGCACTCGTGCCGCCGCACGACAGGAGCGTCGTCCAGACCCCGTCGAGACGCCCGCGCCCGATGCGCCGAGTCCCGGTGATGCGGGCCCTGAGGATCCGATCACTTCTCCGGTCGCCGTGCGGTCCGTCGCCGCTCCCGCTCCGACACCTCCGGTCACCGCCCCGCCGGTCACCGCCCCGCCCGTCACCGCACCGCCCGTAACCGCCCCGCCCGTCACCGCACCGCCGACCGCCGAGGCTCCCGCCACCGCACCCCCGGTCACCGCACCCCCGGTCACCGCACCCCCGGTCAGTGCGCCTCCGGTCAGTGCGCCGTCAGCCGACGACGCTCCCGCCGCCGACGAGGCTCCTGCCAGCTTCGCACCGTCGATGCCGGTGTACGCTCCCATCGAGCCGGCGTCGCGACGGGAACAACGCGTGCTGCGCGATCGGCACTCGTTCCTGCAGACCGAGCGCCCCGAAGAGCCGGCGCGCGAGGGCGCGCGAGGCCTCTTGAACCGGCTCGGTTTCCACTTTGCCCCGTCGCCCCAGGAGCAGCCTGTCCGGGATGACGAACTCGCGGTGAGTCAGCACTGGCCCGGCCCGCGCACCATCGCCGTGGTCAACGGAAAGGGTGGCGCGGGAAAGACCCCGACGACGATCCTGCTCTCGGCAGTGTTCGCCCGGTACGGCGGCGCAGGCGTCCTGGCGTGGGACAACAACCAGACCCGCGGAACCCTGGGATGGCGGACCGACGCCGGATCCCATGACCGCACTCTGCTGGAGATGCTGCCTGAAGTCGGGCGACTGCTCGGCACGGGTGCGCAGTCCGCAGACCTCGCCCACTTCATGCACCACCAGCCGCGAGAGAAGTACGACGTGCTGCGGTCGAAGCCCATCAGGCTCGCCCATGAGAACCGCCTCAGCCCGGAGGACGTCGACGCCATCCACGCGGTGGCGGCGAAGTTCTACCGGCTCATCATCATCGACTCAGGCAACGATGAATCCGATCCGATGTGGCTGCAGATGATCGATCGTGCCGATCAGCTGGTCGTCGCGACGACGACACGCGACGATCACGCCGAGGCCGGCGCGCTGCTCATCGAGGCACTCGAGGACCGCGATGAGCGTTCGGCTCGACTTGCTCAGCAGTCCGTCGTCGTGGTCTCGCAGGCTGACCCGAAGGCGTCGGCGGCCGACGTGGAGCACGTCGTCGGCGGGTACAAGTCCCTGGCCCGCGACGTCGTCACGATCCCCTTCGATCAGGAGATGGTGGACGGCCACCTGCGGTACGGCGCTCTCGCCAAGCGCACTCAGCGCGCATGGCTTTCGGCCGCGGCATCCGTCGCACGCGGATTCTGA
- a CDS encoding histidinol-phosphate transaminase, translating into MGRVTSSLDALPLRDDLRGLTPYGAPQAPLPIALNVNENTHPVPDAVASDILDDIAVALRDVNRYPDREFTTLREGFADYLGHGLTAEQIWAGNGSNEVLQHILQAFGGPGRTAFGFAPTYSMYPLIAQGTGARWVPGTREPDYTISPEDAAAQVRDTDPDVILLCSPNNPTGTPFGLDVVEAVYEASRGVVVVDEAYQEFAPREAASALTLLDGRPRLAVSRTMSKAFAFAGARVGYLAADPAFIDALRLVRLPYHLSALTQAAAVAALRNADVMLGMVDEIVEQRDRITATLEALGYTPHESWSNFVLFGGVNDPRATWQRLYERGILIRDVGIPGHLRVTAGTEAESTAFLDALASIGSAS; encoded by the coding sequence ATGGGAAGGGTGACCTCTTCACTCGATGCCCTCCCGTTGCGCGACGATTTGCGGGGCTTGACGCCCTATGGTGCTCCACAAGCGCCGCTGCCGATCGCGCTGAACGTCAACGAGAACACGCACCCGGTTCCGGATGCCGTGGCGAGCGACATTCTCGATGACATCGCCGTCGCTCTACGAGACGTGAACCGATACCCGGATCGGGAGTTCACCACACTGCGTGAGGGATTCGCCGACTATCTCGGTCATGGCCTCACCGCGGAACAGATCTGGGCAGGCAACGGATCCAACGAGGTGCTCCAGCACATCCTTCAGGCTTTCGGCGGCCCTGGGCGCACGGCTTTCGGATTCGCACCGACGTATTCGATGTACCCGCTGATCGCTCAGGGCACCGGGGCGCGATGGGTGCCCGGGACCCGCGAGCCCGATTACACGATCTCGCCGGAAGACGCTGCGGCGCAGGTCCGTGACACCGACCCCGACGTGATTCTGCTCTGCTCGCCGAACAATCCCACGGGCACACCCTTCGGCCTCGACGTCGTGGAAGCGGTGTACGAGGCTTCCCGGGGAGTCGTGGTCGTCGATGAGGCGTATCAGGAGTTCGCGCCGCGCGAAGCGGCAAGCGCGCTGACCCTGCTCGACGGGCGCCCCCGGCTCGCGGTGTCGCGCACGATGAGCAAGGCGTTCGCGTTCGCGGGTGCGCGCGTCGGATATCTGGCGGCGGATCCCGCTTTCATCGATGCGCTGCGCCTGGTGCGGCTGCCCTACCACCTCAGTGCGCTGACCCAGGCAGCCGCCGTCGCGGCGCTGCGCAATGCCGACGTGATGCTCGGCATGGTCGACGAGATCGTCGAGCAGCGCGACCGGATCACAGCGACGCTCGAGGCCCTGGGGTACACGCCCCACGAGTCCTGGTCGAATTTCGTGCTGTTCGGAGGCGTGAACGACCCGCGCGCAACGTGGCAGCGCCTCTACGAACGCGGCATCCTGATTCGCGATGTCGGCATCCCAGGGCACCTCCGGGTCACGGCGGGCACGGAGGCGGAGAGCACCGCGTTCCTTGACGCACTCGCCTCGATAGGATCGGCTTCATGA
- a CDS encoding LysM peptidoglycan-binding domain-containing protein, whose product MSSITFSNAAVVHAPSATRIRLTARGRGVLLALAAVPLAVGIAFAAISGGSAIASGGDASAVSGSSADFVTVTVMPGDTLWSIASSIAPAADPRDVIGEITRLNLLPTGQLQIGQELAIPAQYSS is encoded by the coding sequence ATGAGCAGCATCACCTTCAGCAACGCAGCAGTCGTCCACGCGCCCTCGGCCACGCGGATTCGATTGACGGCACGCGGTCGCGGTGTCCTGCTCGCACTCGCTGCGGTGCCGCTGGCTGTGGGTATCGCCTTCGCCGCGATCAGCGGTGGCAGCGCCATCGCCTCGGGCGGCGACGCCTCGGCTGTCAGCGGTAGCAGCGCCGACTTCGTGACGGTGACGGTGATGCCCGGTGACACGCTGTGGTCGATCGCCAGCTCGATCGCCCCGGCCGCCGACCCGCGCGATGTCATCGGCGAGATCACTCGCCTCAATCTGCTCCCGACCGGCCAGCTCCAGATCGGTCAGGAACTGGCGATCCCCGCGCAATACTCGAGCTGA
- a CDS encoding RNA methyltransferase: MLENPRSPRVRAVAKLTKRSARTETGLFLLEGPQAVREALTYRPDAIVELFATPTGWEKHPDIRAKAGDAEIDVEYVTEYVLNAMADTVTPQGLVAVVQQTPTSLRDIFAAAPRLVAICEEVRDPGNLGTIIRAADAAGADAVVLTGRTVDPYNPKVVRATTGSLFHLPISVGGDLADVVTRAHAAGLRILAADVKGDDLLAARAEGVLAEPTGWLFGNEAHGLEDEALTLADRVLKLPIFGRAESLNLATAASVCLYESAFAQRAAG; this comes from the coding sequence GTGCTGGAAAACCCCCGGTCCCCCCGCGTCCGTGCCGTGGCGAAGCTGACGAAACGCAGCGCTCGCACCGAGACCGGTCTGTTCCTCCTCGAAGGGCCGCAGGCGGTCCGCGAGGCGCTCACCTACCGTCCCGACGCCATCGTGGAATTGTTCGCCACGCCGACCGGCTGGGAGAAGCATCCTGACATCAGGGCCAAGGCCGGCGATGCCGAGATCGATGTCGAGTATGTGACCGAGTACGTCCTCAACGCGATGGCCGACACAGTCACCCCGCAGGGGCTTGTGGCCGTGGTCCAGCAGACGCCGACTTCCCTGCGCGACATCTTCGCGGCAGCCCCGCGTCTGGTCGCGATCTGCGAAGAGGTGCGAGACCCCGGGAATCTGGGCACGATCATCCGAGCGGCTGATGCCGCAGGTGCGGATGCCGTCGTGCTGACCGGCCGTACGGTCGATCCCTATAACCCGAAGGTGGTCCGCGCGACGACCGGGTCCCTGTTCCACCTCCCGATCTCGGTCGGGGGAGACCTCGCCGACGTCGTCACACGCGCCCATGCGGCGGGCCTCCGTATCCTGGCGGCCGACGTGAAAGGCGACGACCTGCTTGCGGCTCGCGCAGAGGGAGTGCTGGCCGAACCGACGGGCTGGCTGTTCGGCAACGAGGCGCACGGGCTGGAAGACGAAGCGCTCACCCTCGCGGATCGCGTCCTGAAGCTGCCCATCTTCGGCCGTGCCGAATCCCTGAACCTCGCGACCGCCGCGAGCGTGTGCCTGTACGAGAGCGCATTCGCTCAACGGGCAGCGGGGTAG
- the hisB gene encoding imidazoleglycerol-phosphate dehydratase HisB produces MSTSAENPRTASRVRSTSESTVELDLNLDGTGASRIDTSVPFFDHMLTAFAKHSLTDLTVRASGDTHIDAHHTVEDVSIVLGQAILEALGDKSGISRYGDALVPLDEALAQAVVDISGRPYLVHEGEPAGFEHHLIGGHFTGSLVRHAFEAITFNAALTVHVRVLGGRDPHHIAEAEFKAFARAFRQAKALDPLVEGIPSTKGAL; encoded by the coding sequence ATGAGCACCTCCGCAGAAAACCCGCGTACCGCGAGCCGCGTGCGCAGCACGTCGGAGTCCACGGTCGAACTCGACCTGAACCTCGACGGAACCGGCGCTTCGCGCATCGACACATCGGTGCCGTTCTTCGACCACATGCTCACCGCCTTCGCGAAGCACTCTCTGACCGACCTCACGGTGCGTGCTTCGGGCGACACTCACATCGACGCTCACCACACCGTGGAGGACGTCTCGATCGTGCTCGGCCAGGCGATCCTCGAGGCGCTGGGTGACAAGTCCGGTATCTCCCGCTACGGCGACGCGCTCGTACCTCTCGATGAGGCACTCGCGCAGGCGGTCGTCGACATCTCCGGTCGCCCGTATCTCGTGCACGAGGGGGAGCCCGCAGGGTTCGAGCACCACCTCATCGGCGGGCACTTCACCGGGTCCTTGGTTCGGCACGCCTTCGAGGCGATCACGTTCAACGCCGCTTTGACCGTGCACGTGCGTGTGCTAGGTGGGCGCGACCCGCACCACATCGCTGAGGCGGAGTTCAAGGCCTTCGCGCGGGCGTTCCGGCAGGCGAAGGCCCTCGACCCGCTCGTCGAGGGAATTCCGTCCACGAAGGGTGCACTGTGA
- the priA gene encoding bifunctional 1-(5-phosphoribosyl)-5-((5-phosphoribosylamino)methylideneamino)imidazole-4-carboxamide isomerase/phosphoribosylanthranilate isomerase PriA gives MNDFAQSPSLTLLPAVDVAGGKAVRLTQGEAGTETSYGDPMDAAGEWVSQGAKWIHLVDLDAAFGRGSNTSILRKVIKQYKNVNVELSGGIRDDATLEAALESGASRINLGTAALENPEWAADVISRYGEAIAVGLDVRGTTLAARGWTKEGGDLWEVLDRLEDAGCSRYVVTDVTKDGTLRGPNLELLREVTSRTPKPVVASGGISNLDDIIALRELVPLGVEGAIVGKALYAKAFTLAEALDVAGD, from the coding sequence ATGAACGACTTCGCGCAGTCTCCCTCGCTCACGCTTCTCCCCGCGGTCGATGTCGCCGGCGGCAAGGCGGTCCGCCTCACCCAGGGCGAGGCCGGCACCGAGACCAGCTACGGCGACCCGATGGATGCTGCCGGGGAGTGGGTGTCGCAGGGTGCGAAGTGGATCCACCTCGTCGACCTCGATGCTGCTTTCGGTCGCGGCAGCAACACCTCGATCCTCCGCAAGGTCATCAAGCAGTACAAGAACGTGAACGTCGAGCTCTCGGGCGGCATCCGTGACGATGCGACGCTCGAGGCGGCGCTGGAGAGCGGCGCCAGCCGCATCAACCTCGGCACCGCCGCCCTGGAGAATCCGGAGTGGGCGGCCGACGTCATCAGCCGCTACGGCGAGGCGATCGCCGTGGGACTGGACGTGCGCGGCACCACCCTGGCGGCACGCGGCTGGACCAAGGAAGGCGGAGACCTCTGGGAGGTGCTCGACCGTCTCGAGGATGCCGGCTGCAGCCGCTACGTCGTCACCGATGTCACGAAGGACGGCACGCTGCGCGGGCCGAACCTCGAGCTGCTGCGCGAGGTGACTTCCCGCACACCGAAGCCCGTCGTCGCGTCCGGCGGAATCTCGAACCTCGACGACATCATCGCTCTTCGCGAGCTCGTCCCACTCGGTGTGGAGGGCGCGATCGTCGGCAAGGCGCTCTACGCGAAGGCCTTCACGCTCGCTGAGGCGCTGGATGTCGCAGGGGACTGA
- a CDS encoding amino acid ABC transporter ATP-binding protein produces MMTSGTPLVVVDNVQKHYGDFQALADINLTVDSGEVVVVIGPSGSGKSTLCRTINRLETITSGTISIDGKELPAEGKSLAHLRADVGMVFQSFNLFAHLTILENVTLGPIKVRGMKKADAEKEAMILLTRVGVAEQASKLPAQLSGGQQQRVAIARALAMQPKVMLFDEPTSALDPEMINEVLDVMVELAHDGMTMIVVTHEMGFARKAADRVVFMADGRIVEEATPEEFFTNPKSDRAKDFLSKLLTH; encoded by the coding sequence ATGATGACCTCTGGTACACCCCTTGTCGTGGTCGACAACGTGCAGAAGCACTACGGCGACTTCCAGGCGCTGGCCGACATCAACCTCACCGTCGACTCGGGCGAGGTCGTCGTGGTGATCGGCCCATCGGGTTCCGGCAAGTCGACGCTGTGCCGCACGATCAACCGCCTCGAGACGATCACCAGCGGCACGATCAGCATCGACGGCAAAGAACTGCCGGCCGAAGGCAAGTCGCTCGCGCACCTTCGTGCCGATGTGGGCATGGTGTTCCAGTCCTTCAACCTCTTCGCGCATCTCACGATTCTGGAGAACGTGACACTGGGGCCGATCAAGGTCCGCGGCATGAAGAAAGCGGATGCCGAGAAAGAGGCCATGATCCTGCTGACCCGCGTCGGCGTGGCAGAGCAGGCGTCGAAGCTTCCTGCCCAGCTCTCCGGCGGGCAGCAGCAGCGCGTCGCCATCGCTCGCGCTCTGGCCATGCAGCCGAAGGTCATGCTCTTCGATGAGCCCACCAGCGCGCTCGACCCCGAGATGATCAACGAGGTCCTCGACGTCATGGTCGAGTTGGCCCATGACGGCATGACGATGATCGTCGTGACCCATGAGATGGGCTTCGCGCGGAAGGCCGCCGACCGTGTGGTCTTCATGGCCGACGGTCGCATCGTGGAGGAGGCGACGCCCGAGGAGTTCTTCACGAACCCGAAGAGCGATCGTGCCAAGGACTTCCTCTCCAAGCTCCTCACCCACTGA
- a CDS encoding glutamate ABC transporter substrate-binding protein, with protein MRRTRTLAGIGIAATALLALTACNSGSPSTPGGTGGEEGGEDSTWFEVASDVQLEGSPTFDAITERDQVVIGVKEDQPGLGYLDVTTGERTGFDVDIARWIAASLGYDEDKIEFKPIASANREQALVNGDVDYYVGTYSINDKRKEQINFAGPYFITGQGLLVTADNEDIKSEADLTADTTVCSATGSTPIQNIRDNYPEVPTKEYDLYSACVEALLSGEVQAVTTDQAILIGYAAQDPENLKVVGEPFTEERYGVGLAKDDTALQEHINTLFTDGGDIWQAIFDKNLGESGIEVEQPAVD; from the coding sequence ATGCGACGCACACGGACACTGGCGGGCATCGGCATCGCGGCGACAGCTCTGCTGGCGCTCACGGCCTGCAACAGCGGCAGCCCGTCGACCCCCGGCGGCACCGGCGGCGAAGAGGGCGGCGAGGACTCGACGTGGTTCGAGGTCGCCTCGGACGTCCAGCTCGAAGGCAGCCCCACCTTCGACGCGATCACCGAGCGTGACCAGGTCGTCATCGGTGTCAAGGAGGACCAGCCCGGTCTCGGCTACCTCGATGTCACGACGGGGGAGCGCACCGGCTTCGACGTCGACATCGCCCGCTGGATCGCGGCCTCGCTCGGCTACGACGAGGACAAGATCGAGTTCAAGCCCATCGCCTCGGCCAACCGCGAGCAGGCGCTCGTCAACGGAGACGTCGACTACTACGTCGGCACCTACTCCATCAACGACAAGCGCAAGGAGCAGATCAACTTCGCCGGTCCGTACTTCATCACGGGTCAGGGTCTGCTGGTGACGGCCGACAACGAAGACATCAAGAGCGAAGCGGATCTGACCGCGGACACCACGGTGTGCTCGGCGACGGGTTCGACGCCGATCCAGAACATCCGCGACAACTACCCGGAGGTTCCCACCAAGGAGTACGACCTGTACTCCGCGTGTGTCGAGGCTCTGCTCTCCGGCGAGGTCCAGGCGGTCACCACCGACCAGGCGATCCTCATCGGCTACGCCGCGCAGGACCCGGAGAACCTGAAGGTCGTCGGCGAGCCGTTCACGGAGGAGCGCTACGGCGTCGGCCTCGCCAAGGATGACACCGCGCTGCAGGAGCACATCAACACGCTCTTCACCGACGGTGGCGACATCTGGCAGGCGATCTTCGACAAGAACCTCGGAGAGTCGGGCATCGAAGTCGAACAGCCTGCTGTCGACTAA
- a CDS encoding SseB family protein: MSQGTDDIGGPGHGDSAGVPWEGRSFESNPHAADDGSADPALLDAVLRFRAGQGTQVEVVDAFRSARVLIPLVAERGDEGVAPNGLTVDKTQELSIVTVAAPDGRRVQPVFSSVGAMRNWDATARPIPVEAVRAALAASAEDTDLIVLDPTSDTEFVLRRPAVWAIAQGHEWEPSFLSPEVFAALQESVAHELAVIDVAVAPGDPDARLRGPELIVVLELVDGLEREVLDAVLARLAQRWASDDRIAVLADSLTVKLRRSA; the protein is encoded by the coding sequence ATGTCGCAGGGGACTGACGACATCGGCGGCCCGGGCCACGGCGACTCTGCAGGGGTGCCATGGGAGGGCCGGAGTTTCGAGTCGAACCCGCACGCGGCGGATGACGGTTCCGCCGACCCGGCACTGCTCGACGCCGTGCTGCGCTTTCGCGCCGGTCAGGGCACTCAGGTCGAGGTCGTCGACGCCTTCCGGAGCGCCAGGGTCCTGATCCCGCTCGTCGCCGAGCGAGGCGATGAGGGCGTCGCCCCGAACGGACTCACTGTCGACAAGACGCAGGAGCTGTCGATCGTCACGGTCGCCGCTCCCGACGGTCGCCGGGTTCAGCCCGTCTTCTCATCGGTCGGCGCCATGAGGAACTGGGATGCGACGGCACGGCCGATTCCCGTCGAAGCGGTGCGAGCGGCTCTGGCGGCATCCGCGGAGGACACCGACCTGATCGTGCTGGACCCGACGTCGGACACCGAGTTCGTCCTGCGCCGCCCGGCGGTCTGGGCGATCGCGCAAGGACACGAGTGGGAGCCCAGCTTCCTGTCGCCGGAGGTCTTCGCGGCGCTGCAGGAGAGCGTGGCTCACGAACTCGCCGTGATCGACGTGGCCGTCGCTCCGGGCGATCCCGATGCGCGGCTACGGGGCCCGGAACTCATCGTCGTCCTGGAGCTCGTCGACGGTCTCGAGCGCGAGGTGCTCGACGCGGTGCTCGCCCGACTCGCTCAGCGCTGGGCGTCCGATGATCGCATCGCGGTCCTCGCGGACTCGCTCACGGTCAAACTGCGCCGCAGCGCCTGA
- the hisH gene encoding imidazole glycerol phosphate synthase subunit HisH has translation MSRAPRVAVFDYESGNVHSAVKALVAAGADAVLTRDRTEALEADGLLVPGVGAFQAVRDALHAHGGDEIIDRRLAGGRPVLGICVGMQVLFERGVERGHDTEGLGEWPGTVTELNAPVLPHMGWNTVDSGADSVLFRGIEQERFYFVHSYGAQSWELDVIPPFPQPVLTWTTYGEPFLAAVENGPLSATQFHPEKSGEAGIQLLRNWIGSL, from the coding sequence GTGAGTCGGGCTCCCCGGGTCGCCGTCTTCGACTACGAGTCCGGCAACGTCCACTCAGCGGTGAAGGCGCTCGTCGCCGCCGGCGCGGATGCTGTGCTGACGCGCGACCGTACGGAGGCACTCGAAGCCGACGGGCTTCTCGTTCCCGGCGTGGGCGCGTTCCAGGCGGTTCGCGATGCTCTGCACGCACACGGCGGAGACGAGATCATCGACCGGCGACTTGCCGGCGGACGCCCCGTCCTCGGGATCTGCGTCGGCATGCAGGTGCTGTTCGAGCGAGGTGTCGAACGCGGGCACGACACCGAGGGCCTCGGAGAATGGCCGGGAACGGTCACCGAACTCAACGCGCCCGTGCTGCCGCACATGGGATGGAACACGGTCGACTCCGGCGCCGACAGTGTCCTCTTCCGCGGCATCGAGCAGGAGCGCTTCTACTTCGTGCACTCCTACGGGGCGCAGTCCTGGGAGCTCGACGTCATTCCGCCGTTCCCGCAGCCCGTGCTCACTTGGACGACGTACGGAGAACCGTTCCTCGCAGCGGTCGAGAACGGGCCGCTGTCGGCGACGCAGTTCCACCCCGAGAAGTCCGGCGAGGCAGGCATCCAGCTGCTTCGCAACTGGATCGGGAGCCTCTGA
- the rplT gene encoding 50S ribosomal protein L20: protein MARVKRAVNAHKKRRVILERASGYRGQRSRLYRKAKEQVIHSLVYSYRDRRKRKGDFRRLWIQRINAAARQNGMTYNRFIQGLGLAGVTVDRRMLADLAVNDAATFTTLIETAKKALPSDVNAPKSAA, encoded by the coding sequence ATGGCAAGAGTAAAGCGGGCGGTAAACGCCCACAAGAAGCGCCGGGTCATCCTCGAGCGCGCCTCCGGTTACCGCGGACAGCGTTCGCGCCTCTACCGCAAGGCCAAAGAGCAGGTCATCCACTCCCTGGTCTACTCGTACCGTGACCGTCGCAAGCGCAAGGGTGACTTCCGTCGCCTCTGGATCCAGCGCATCAACGCCGCTGCACGCCAGAACGGCATGACGTACAACCGCTTCATCCAGGGCCTCGGCCTCGCGGGTGTCACGGTCGACCGTCGCATGCTCGCCGACCTCGCGGTCAACGACGCAGCGACGTTCACGACTCTGATCGAGACGGCGAAGAAGGCTCTGCCCTCCGACGTCAACGCTCCGAAGTCGGCAGCGTAA
- a CDS encoding DUF1844 domain-containing protein codes for MTNQVPDEARREREERWARQEEAASSATRDIADVPAVEVITTAAVHLMSAAAVKLGLADDPDSELDLDEARKLINALAGLITAGAPEISDMHARSLRDGLRSLQLAFREASVIPDPIGKGPGEKWTGPVN; via the coding sequence GTGACGAACCAGGTACCGGACGAGGCCAGACGCGAGCGCGAAGAGCGTTGGGCACGGCAAGAGGAAGCGGCATCCTCCGCCACCCGGGACATCGCCGATGTGCCTGCGGTCGAGGTCATCACGACCGCCGCCGTGCACCTGATGAGCGCGGCCGCCGTGAAGCTCGGGTTGGCGGACGACCCCGATTCGGAGCTCGACCTCGACGAAGCCCGCAAGCTGATCAACGCCCTCGCCGGTCTCATCACCGCGGGCGCTCCCGAGATCAGCGACATGCACGCGCGTTCACTGCGCGACGGCCTTCGGTCCCTGCAGCTGGCCTTCCGCGAAGCATCGGTCATTCCCGATCCCATCGGCAAGGGACCGGGCGAGAAGTGGACCGGTCCGGTCAACTAG